A genomic stretch from Algoriphagus halophilus includes:
- a CDS encoding MlaD family protein, with amino-acid sequence MKKERKIENAKLGVLVLASLIFLVFSLYLIGKNQNIFGSSIKVIAEMKDVNGLLPGNNVRFKGMDIGTVSGIDMKNDSIIHVELLIHKSMQPYIKKNSKTTINTDGLMGNKILHINQMEADAPLLEPGDILYSLPQIDTDEMLQTLNSTGNYLESTLRNLSVITERLNQSKALWDLLSEPELVNDLNTAIRKFRDAGSNAVEITESGRNMITSFEKGDGLVNQLFTDSSMSSNFEETLIQLQNTSKEAEEMMKSVNLLLHNIQEGKGTAGLILQDSLFRQQVDQTLQNLESSTYKLNENMEAMKSNFLFRGYYKKQEKARKKEEKNEN; translated from the coding sequence ATGAAAAAAGAACGGAAAATAGAAAATGCAAAACTGGGAGTACTAGTATTAGCTAGCCTGATATTTCTGGTTTTTTCCCTGTATTTAATAGGTAAAAATCAGAATATTTTTGGTTCCTCTATCAAAGTGATCGCAGAGATGAAAGATGTCAATGGGCTTCTTCCTGGTAATAATGTGCGCTTCAAAGGAATGGATATTGGAACGGTGAGTGGGATTGATATGAAAAATGATTCTATCATTCATGTGGAACTCCTGATTCATAAATCCATGCAGCCCTATATCAAGAAAAATTCGAAGACTACGATCAATACCGATGGCTTGATGGGAAATAAAATACTTCATATTAATCAAATGGAGGCAGATGCCCCCCTCTTGGAACCCGGAGATATATTGTATTCATTGCCTCAGATTGATACGGATGAAATGCTTCAAACACTTAATTCCACCGGGAATTATTTAGAAAGTACCTTAAGAAATCTTTCTGTGATCACAGAAAGATTGAATCAAAGCAAAGCACTATGGGACTTGTTGTCAGAACCAGAATTAGTGAACGACTTGAATACTGCGATTCGTAAATTTAGAGATGCTGGTTCGAATGCGGTCGAAATCACTGAATCGGGTAGGAATATGATCACCTCTTTTGAAAAAGGAGATGGCCTGGTCAATCAGTTATTTACCGACAGTAGTATGAGTTCTAATTTCGAGGAAACCTTGATCCAGCTTCAAAATACTAGTAAAGAAGCGGAGGAAATGATGAAGAGCGTCAATTTATTACTCCATAATATCCAGGAAGGCAAAGGAACTGCCGGGTTGATTTTACAGGATTCCTTGTTTCGACAACAAGTGGATCAAACCCTTCAAAATCTTGAATCCAGTACTTACAAATTAAATGAGAATATGGAGGCGATGAAATCAAATTTTCTTTTCAGGGGGTATTATAAGAAGCAAGAAAAAGCCAGAAAGAAGGAAGAGAAAAACGAGAATTAG
- a CDS encoding ABC transporter ATP-binding protein codes for MEQKDHIIKVSKLNKSFGSNQVLKDFSMELGRGENLVILGKSGSGKSVLIKCIIKLLEPDFGEIKVLDQDISELDEDEMDLLRKDVGFLFQSNALYDSMTVRENLEFPLRRHWTLEERENKAEDAVMEALEDVGLSHTVNMMPAELSGGMRKRIALARTLILKPQVILYDEPTTGLDPITGREISELMISIQEKYKASSVIISHDMNCIKMTSNRVIALIEGRNYETDTYENLMKSTDPKVSEFFR; via the coding sequence ATGGAACAGAAGGATCATATCATTAAAGTTTCAAAACTCAATAAGTCATTTGGTAGTAATCAAGTGCTCAAGGACTTCTCTATGGAATTAGGCCGAGGGGAAAACTTGGTTATTCTTGGAAAGTCAGGATCTGGGAAGTCCGTTTTGATCAAATGTATCATCAAACTCTTGGAGCCGGACTTTGGTGAAATTAAGGTGTTAGATCAGGATATCAGTGAATTGGATGAGGATGAAATGGATTTACTCCGAAAAGATGTAGGTTTTCTTTTTCAAAGTAATGCATTGTATGATTCCATGACCGTCCGGGAAAACCTGGAGTTTCCATTGAGGAGGCATTGGACTTTAGAAGAACGTGAAAACAAAGCTGAAGATGCAGTGATGGAGGCTCTGGAAGATGTTGGGCTTTCCCACACGGTCAATATGATGCCGGCAGAATTGTCTGGGGGAATGAGAAAGCGAATCGCTTTGGCAAGAACGCTGATTTTGAAACCACAAGTGATATTGTATGATGAGCCTACTACAGGATTAGACCCCATTACAGGTAGAGAAATCAGTGAGCTGATGATTTCTATTCAAGAAAAATACAAAGCTTCATCAGTGATCATTTCTCATGACATGAACTGTATAAAAATGACTTCTAATCGGGTAATTGCTTTGATAGAGGGAAGGAATTATGAGACGGATACGTATGAAAATTTAATGAAAAGCACTGATCCAAAAGTCAGTGAATTCTTTCGATAG
- a CDS encoding MlaE family ABC transporter permease translates to MDVINTPFFKEVGEIARFTGRFFKQIVKPKQEYEEFINQCFWIGYKTFTLVSITAFIMGLVLTIQSRPTLVEFGAASLLPSMVSVSLVREISPVITALICAGKIGSGIGAELGSMRVTEQIDAMEVSGTNPFKYLVVTRVMASTLMVPILSILAIAISLYGGYLGVNLKGSVSWSLYWFQAFDALTFGDFIPSLIKTFFFGFAIGIVGCYKGYNSQKGTEGVGRSATTAVIVASLMVFILDLIAVQITDLLGLT, encoded by the coding sequence TTGGATGTAATCAATACACCTTTTTTCAAAGAAGTAGGAGAAATAGCTAGGTTTACCGGAAGGTTTTTCAAACAGATCGTCAAACCAAAGCAGGAATATGAGGAATTTATCAATCAATGTTTCTGGATTGGCTATAAGACCTTCACCTTGGTAAGCATCACTGCTTTTATCATGGGGCTGGTATTGACAATCCAATCTAGACCTACTTTGGTCGAGTTTGGAGCAGCCTCCCTCTTGCCGTCTATGGTTTCGGTATCCTTGGTTCGTGAAATTTCACCGGTTATCACGGCATTAATATGTGCCGGTAAAATAGGATCTGGAATAGGTGCTGAGCTGGGGTCCATGCGCGTGACAGAACAAATTGATGCAATGGAAGTGTCAGGAACCAATCCATTTAAATACTTGGTGGTCACCAGGGTGATGGCTTCTACGTTGATGGTTCCCATTTTATCCATTTTGGCTATTGCTATTTCTCTTTATGGAGGGTATTTAGGGGTGAATTTGAAAGGTTCTGTAAGTTGGTCCCTTTACTGGTTTCAAGCTTTTGATGCTCTTACTTTTGGGGATTTTATCCCTTCATTGATCAAGACATTTTTCTTTGGTTTTGCGATAGGTATAGTTGGATGCTATAAAGGCTATAATTCTCAAAAAGGCACAGAGGGAGTAGGGAGGTCGGCTACCACCGCCGTGATCGTCGCGTCTTTAATGGTTTTTATTTTGGATTTGATTGCTGTTCAGATTACTGATCTATTAGGACTGACTTAA
- a CDS encoding ABC transporter permease, translating to MFKNYFKIVFRNAKKNPLYVFINILGLSIGMAVSILIFLFVQHELSYDTYHSNSDRIFRVSRNWYNADGDVSLHLGHVAAPFGPLIKSDFGDQVEEVVRLTNNGLLIRSGENSFMEDDFFFADPEVFDVFSWNMIDGDPKAGLESGDGVLISEDMAKKYFGNSSAIGQELIGEIQGMTLTFQVRGVFENIPDNTHMHPDFIATMNPVIQFYGGLEAFMQNFGGNNFSTYVLLKEGYDYQALEAQLPALIDRNMGEAQAGVPMSKVTELHLWPIEDIHLYSNLDSEIEANGNIDYVYVYFAVALFILLIACINFMNLSTARSSLRSMEVGLRKVMGADRSRLVNQFMGESFVMTFISLIIAVILVYIFLPLFSDFTQKQLSLNFIEHPEYFLILVGLAIGVGLLAGSYPALFLSGFSPSKVLKGTFKAGKGHENFRSVLVVGQFAISVILIVAVIVVVRQLDFMQSKDLGFKKDDIVVLPANPRIVENYQIIKDRLVNNPGISAVTISSRVPSGRLLDSQDGTAEVNGEMSQLDVRIADIHVGHEFIKTYGIPMVAGRDFDFQMASDSTEAFILNEVAIRDIGWATPEEAIGKKFNYGGRNGFVTGVMKNFHFESLHQPIVPIVFMITQDRSNQVSIKIDASRREETLAYLKSEWADLNPGFPFEPRFVDEGFNRQYEAEQRVKTIFTFFSALAVLISVLGLLGLTTFATEQRTREIGIRKVMGAETSNILILLGKDFMKLVLIGFLIAVPISWFGMDSWLEDFAYKIGISWTVFLWAGLIAGLIAAGTVMMQSLKAALANPVKSIKNE from the coding sequence ATGTTTAAAAACTACTTCAAAATTGTTTTTAGAAACGCCAAGAAAAACCCCTTATATGTCTTTATCAATATTCTAGGGCTTTCTATCGGGATGGCGGTCAGTATTCTGATTTTTTTGTTTGTACAGCATGAATTGAGCTACGATACTTATCATAGCAACTCAGATAGGATTTTTAGGGTATCCAGAAATTGGTACAATGCAGATGGAGATGTGAGTTTACACTTAGGGCATGTGGCTGCTCCCTTTGGTCCATTGATCAAGTCTGATTTTGGTGATCAGGTGGAGGAAGTAGTTCGACTGACGAATAATGGATTGTTGATTCGGTCTGGAGAGAATTCCTTTATGGAAGATGATTTTTTCTTTGCTGATCCCGAAGTATTTGATGTGTTTTCATGGAACATGATTGATGGTGACCCTAAAGCTGGGTTGGAGTCAGGAGATGGCGTGTTGATTTCAGAGGATATGGCCAAGAAGTATTTTGGGAATTCCTCGGCTATAGGTCAGGAATTAATTGGTGAAATTCAGGGAATGACCTTGACATTCCAGGTCAGAGGAGTTTTTGAAAATATCCCAGATAATACCCATATGCATCCGGACTTCATTGCTACTATGAACCCCGTAATCCAATTTTATGGAGGCTTGGAGGCATTTATGCAAAATTTTGGGGGGAATAATTTCTCCACCTATGTCTTGTTGAAAGAGGGGTATGATTACCAAGCTTTGGAAGCCCAATTACCAGCTTTGATTGATCGGAACATGGGAGAAGCACAAGCGGGGGTACCCATGTCCAAAGTGACTGAATTGCATTTGTGGCCCATTGAGGATATCCATTTATATTCCAATCTGGATTCCGAGATAGAAGCCAATGGAAATATCGATTACGTGTATGTGTACTTTGCAGTAGCATTGTTCATCCTACTGATTGCTTGTATCAACTTTATGAACCTATCTACAGCCAGATCCTCATTGAGATCCATGGAAGTAGGATTGAGAAAAGTGATGGGAGCAGATCGAAGTAGGTTAGTCAACCAGTTTATGGGGGAATCCTTTGTGATGACCTTTATTTCCTTGATCATCGCGGTCATTCTGGTCTATATATTCCTTCCTCTTTTTTCAGATTTCACGCAAAAACAGCTAAGCCTTAATTTTATTGAACATCCTGAATATTTTCTGATTTTAGTTGGCTTGGCTATTGGAGTTGGGTTATTGGCAGGAAGTTACCCCGCTTTATTTCTATCGGGATTTTCTCCTTCAAAGGTGCTGAAAGGAACTTTTAAAGCGGGAAAGGGACATGAGAATTTCAGATCCGTTTTGGTAGTGGGTCAATTTGCTATATCAGTAATTTTGATTGTAGCCGTCATTGTCGTAGTGCGGCAATTGGATTTTATGCAATCCAAAGACCTGGGCTTCAAAAAAGATGATATTGTGGTTTTGCCTGCAAACCCTAGAATAGTGGAAAACTACCAGATTATTAAAGATCGATTGGTTAATAATCCAGGGATTTCTGCTGTAACCATTTCCAGTAGAGTGCCATCGGGAAGACTTTTGGACTCGCAGGATGGAACTGCCGAAGTGAATGGTGAAATGTCCCAGTTGGATGTAAGAATCGCAGATATCCACGTAGGTCACGAGTTTATTAAAACCTATGGAATTCCGATGGTGGCGGGAAGAGATTTTGATTTTCAAATGGCCAGTGATTCCACCGAAGCCTTTATCCTCAATGAGGTAGCTATTCGTGATATTGGATGGGCAACTCCAGAAGAGGCAATTGGAAAGAAATTTAATTATGGAGGAAGAAATGGCTTTGTTACTGGAGTGATGAAGAACTTCCATTTCGAATCCTTGCATCAGCCGATTGTGCCGATTGTATTTATGATTACTCAGGATCGGTCAAACCAGGTGAGTATCAAAATAGATGCTTCCAGAAGAGAGGAAACTTTGGCTTACCTCAAATCTGAATGGGCTGATTTGAACCCTGGATTCCCTTTTGAGCCACGTTTTGTGGACGAAGGATTTAACAGGCAGTATGAAGCCGAGCAACGAGTGAAAACAATTTTTACCTTTTTCTCTGCTTTAGCTGTTTTGATTTCCGTATTGGGATTGCTTGGATTAACCACCTTTGCCACGGAACAAAGAACTCGGGAAATAGGAATTAGAAAAGTGATGGGAGCTGAAACCAGCAATATTCTGATATTACTTGGCAAAGATTTTATGAAACTGGTATTGATTGGATTCTTGATAGCGGTTCCAATTTCCTGGTTTGGAATGGACAGCTGGTTGGAAGATTTTGCTTATAAGATTGGCATTAGCTGGACCGTCTTTCTTTGGGCGGGATTGATTGCAGGACTGATTGCAGCAGGAACCGTGATGATGCAATCCCTGAAGGCTGCTTTAGCAAACCCCGTGAAAAGCATTAAAAACGAATAA
- a CDS encoding head GIN domain-containing protein, protein MKLSTISAFVFMLFLMGATAQAQTETRTPGDFTKVTSSGSWDVYITIGDKDEVKLVSKGFDLSQVITEVEDGSLEIKLEKGRHNNVNFTAYVTVRELESVGLSGSGHMEIESDISSRSFAIGTSGSGDIKMQQLEARSLFVGMSGSGKVIIEGGSCENANIGQSGSGSFDALDLMAGDVKIGKSGSGATSIGVTGDLKVGASGSGNVYIKGNPTSQSIGSSGSARIIRK, encoded by the coding sequence ATGAAACTTTCAACTATATCCGCCTTCGTGTTCATGCTTTTTTTGATGGGTGCAACTGCCCAGGCACAAACAGAAACTAGAACGCCAGGTGACTTTACAAAAGTGACTTCTTCAGGGTCTTGGGATGTATATATCACAATCGGAGATAAAGACGAGGTGAAATTGGTTTCTAAAGGCTTTGATCTAAGCCAAGTCATCACAGAAGTAGAAGATGGATCGCTGGAAATTAAATTGGAGAAAGGCAGACATAACAATGTGAACTTTACTGCATATGTAACAGTCCGTGAATTGGAATCTGTTGGATTAAGTGGATCAGGTCATATGGAAATTGAATCTGATATTTCATCCAGATCATTTGCAATCGGAACTTCTGGTTCAGGAGATATTAAGATGCAACAACTTGAAGCAAGATCCTTGTTTGTAGGTATGAGTGGATCAGGAAAAGTAATTATTGAGGGAGGCTCTTGTGAAAATGCCAATATTGGTCAATCCGGATCTGGTTCCTTTGATGCCTTGGATTTGATGGCCGGAGATGTGAAAATTGGAAAATCCGGCTCTGGAGCTACTTCAATAGGAGTTACAGGAGATTTAAAAGTAGGCGCTTCTGGCTCTGGAAATGTATATATCAAAGGAAATCCGACCAGCCAATCTATAGGAAGTTCTGGATCGGCCAGAATCATTAGAAAATAA
- a CDS encoding ABC transporter permease gives MLKNYLKIVFRTLQKNKVYASINILGLSLGIAASILIVVFVADELSYDQFHPQSERLYRVDFTGKLNGNEFNMAMTGAPIGPAMAEEIPEVESTLRVGQWESVPIQYEELTFTEGNILVVEKNFFDFFGFELLQGDPATVLDGPNKIVITEDNARKYFGDEDPIGKVLLRGSDKTASEITGVISNPPSNSHLTYDMIISGESWEYMKNESWSSNNLYTYFRTYPEVDLSNVQTALDGFIEKYFGPEIEQYLGFSMDELRAQGNNVGYGFMPVEDIHLYSELSEEPTTPGNIQYLYIFGAISIFIILIACINFMNLATAKSANRAKEVGVRKSIGAGRTSLVGQFLSESMIYSFISGFVALIFILVALQPFNALSGKNLSWMVFLDPILLLGFFAFLFFVGLLAGSYPAFYLTSFSPSEVLKGKVRKGTKRSGFRNGLVIFQFIVSICLIISSLVVYKQLTYMQEVNLGFDKENVINLLHTRALGNNAEAFKQDLLSNTGFVAASFANNLPPKIDWTSVYRAVDTEQDYLFTMNWVDQDHLDAMGYEMVQGRFFSEDFPTDSSALIVNESAFKQIGWTELDGTQKISGYFDADTNEEREVIGVIKDFNYDNLKLKIEPLIMGIAPDYYQEMAIRLNPGDITDRINLIEELWSKYANGAAFEYSFVDSNFDSLYRSEKNMGNIILVFTVLAISIACLGLFGLAAYTTEQRSKEISIRKAMGATMPHLVTLLSKDFTVLVLIAFVIAGPLAYYVMDQYWLQNFAFRTSIGWVLIFGAGMLSILIAWLTVSYQSFKTAASNPVDYLKSE, from the coding sequence ATGCTGAAGAATTATTTGAAAATTGTCTTTCGCACGCTGCAGAAAAACAAAGTGTATGCATCTATCAATATCCTGGGCCTTAGTCTAGGGATTGCCGCCAGTATACTGATTGTTGTTTTTGTAGCGGACGAATTGAGTTATGACCAGTTTCATCCACAAAGTGAAAGGCTTTACCGAGTTGATTTTACCGGAAAGCTTAACGGTAATGAATTTAACATGGCCATGACAGGGGCACCTATTGGGCCTGCTATGGCCGAAGAAATTCCTGAAGTTGAAAGCACCCTTAGGGTAGGGCAATGGGAGTCAGTTCCAATCCAATATGAAGAACTCACTTTCACAGAGGGAAATATTCTGGTGGTTGAGAAAAACTTCTTCGATTTTTTTGGATTTGAGCTGCTACAGGGAGATCCAGCCACAGTTTTGGATGGTCCAAATAAAATTGTAATTACCGAAGATAATGCGAGAAAATACTTTGGAGATGAAGACCCAATAGGGAAGGTGCTTTTACGTGGTTCAGACAAAACTGCTTCTGAAATTACAGGAGTGATCAGTAATCCTCCATCAAATTCCCATCTCACGTATGATATGATCATCTCAGGAGAAAGCTGGGAATACATGAAAAACGAGAGTTGGTCCAGTAACAATCTATATACGTATTTCAGGACTTATCCTGAGGTAGACCTGAGTAATGTACAGACCGCTCTGGATGGATTTATTGAAAAATATTTTGGACCTGAGATTGAACAGTATCTTGGTTTTTCCATGGATGAGCTAAGAGCCCAAGGAAATAATGTTGGGTATGGCTTTATGCCTGTAGAGGATATCCATTTGTACTCTGAGCTTTCCGAAGAACCGACTACGCCGGGCAACATCCAATACCTATACATATTTGGGGCTATCTCCATTTTTATCATTCTGATAGCCTGCATCAATTTCATGAATCTTGCCACGGCCAAATCAGCTAATCGTGCGAAGGAGGTAGGAGTAAGGAAATCCATCGGCGCAGGTCGAACTTCACTAGTTGGCCAGTTTCTTTCTGAATCCATGATTTACAGTTTTATTTCTGGCTTTGTGGCTTTGATTTTTATTTTGGTAGCATTGCAGCCATTCAATGCCCTTTCAGGTAAAAATTTGAGTTGGATGGTTTTTCTTGATCCAATTTTACTCCTAGGTTTTTTTGCCTTTCTTTTTTTCGTGGGACTCTTGGCTGGTTCCTATCCTGCCTTTTACTTGACATCCTTTTCTCCTTCGGAAGTGCTCAAGGGAAAAGTAAGAAAAGGAACCAAACGATCTGGCTTTAGAAATGGCTTGGTTATTTTTCAGTTCATTGTTTCTATTTGCCTAATCATCAGTAGTTTGGTGGTGTATAAGCAGCTGACCTATATGCAGGAAGTCAATTTAGGTTTTGACAAAGAAAATGTGATCAATTTGCTTCATACCCGGGCTTTGGGAAATAATGCTGAAGCTTTCAAGCAGGACCTATTGTCGAATACTGGCTTTGTTGCAGCCTCCTTCGCTAATAATTTGCCTCCGAAAATAGATTGGACCTCTGTGTACCGGGCGGTCGATACCGAGCAAGATTATCTCTTTACGATGAATTGGGTGGACCAGGATCACCTGGATGCAATGGGGTATGAGATGGTGCAAGGAAGGTTTTTTTCTGAAGATTTTCCAACTGACAGCTCAGCCTTGATAGTTAATGAAAGTGCATTCAAACAGATAGGTTGGACAGAGTTGGACGGAACGCAAAAAATCTCTGGGTATTTTGATGCAGATACCAACGAAGAAAGGGAAGTAATCGGGGTGATTAAGGATTTTAATTATGATAATCTCAAGCTAAAAATAGAACCATTGATTATGGGGATTGCACCTGATTATTATCAGGAAATGGCTATCCGACTAAATCCTGGTGATATTACTGATCGGATAAATTTAATTGAAGAGCTTTGGTCAAAATATGCTAATGGAGCTGCTTTTGAATACTCTTTTGTGGATTCAAATTTTGATTCCCTTTATCGATCAGAAAAGAATATGGGTAATATCATTTTGGTATTTACAGTCCTGGCGATCAGTATTGCCTGCTTGGGGCTTTTCGGGTTGGCAGCTTATACCACCGAGCAGCGATCAAAGGAAATTAGTATCCGCAAGGCCATGGGAGCAACAATGCCTCATTTGGTCACTTTGCTGAGTAAGGATTTTACCGTTTTAGTTTTGATTGCTTTTGTCATTGCAGGGCCCTTGGCCTACTATGTGATGGATCAGTATTGGCTTCAAAATTTCGCTTTTAGGACCTCCATAGGTTGGGTCCTGATTTTTGGTGCGGGAATGCTGTCCATTCTTATCGCTTGGCTTACTGTCAGTTATCAAAGTTTTAAGACCGCCGCTTCAAATCCAGTAGACTATTTAAAAAGTGAGTAG
- a CDS encoding ABC transporter permease: MFKNYIKIALRNLFKNKVYSIINVMGLTLGFLCCMLIMLHVKDELSYDKFVPDYAQIHRVALERIYPDHVNFYSIIPHSFAEVIQEEVKGVSDAIRIFNFGAGNVITYEDTPYEEDYVAAVDSNFFNVFDFVLLEGDKETALAEPNTVVISNSVSMKIFKGGSALGKTIKQGQTEYEITGVMEDIPENSHMKFDYLVSSTSFPFIDQDNYTSFSAHTYIKLDPNVSAKSVEDAIPGLVTKYASGQIERNLGISYADYTAAGNGYRYFLQPLKDIHLHSNLEGEIKANGNYLYVYIFISIAAFILVLACINFINLATARSADRAKEVGVRKAMGSARKQIITQFLLEAVLLTIVSLMIGIVLVSFAVPFFNNLAQKSLVFDFAAMVSSIPLLLIFGVIVGLLAGYYPAFQISKFNTISILKGKLQTGKGNWLRNGLVVFQFGIAIVLISGTLIINDQIQFIQSTSLGFNKENVLVLQRFGNQDNHHALKQEIENLPGVISAGKTSTMPGKGTFGVQFTKPGGGDVLTTKGFSAEADFFSTLKIEALEGRVFDEDFNDSLSLILNKSAVKVFFGDENPLGQHLMTTNNINGENITSELTVVGVVEDFNFESLHTVVTPLAIFNTKNPAGFTNTLAIRFENNRQNEVLGAVEEKWASLSDGLPLSYYFLDNGLAELYKNEQTSSKILGVFSILAILIACIGLFGLAAYTAFLRTKEIGVRKVLGASVGSIVFLLSINFAKLVGIAFLIAVPVAWFAMDGWLDSFAFKIDLGLSVFLVAGLLTLGVALITVSYQAISAAIVNPVKSLKSE; this comes from the coding sequence ATGTTTAAAAATTATATTAAGATTGCCCTCAGAAATCTCTTTAAAAACAAGGTTTATTCCATCATTAATGTGATGGGTCTGACCCTAGGTTTTCTTTGCTGCATGTTGATCATGCTGCATGTCAAAGATGAGCTTTCCTATGATAAATTTGTTCCAGACTATGCCCAAATACACCGCGTCGCATTGGAACGGATCTACCCAGATCATGTAAATTTTTATTCCATCATTCCCCATAGTTTTGCAGAGGTAATTCAAGAGGAAGTAAAAGGAGTATCGGATGCTATCCGGATTTTTAATTTTGGTGCAGGGAATGTAATTACCTATGAAGACACTCCTTATGAAGAAGATTACGTGGCAGCTGTGGATTCTAATTTTTTCAATGTTTTTGATTTTGTGTTATTAGAAGGGGATAAGGAGACTGCATTGGCGGAGCCCAATACTGTGGTGATTTCCAATTCGGTTTCCATGAAAATATTTAAAGGAGGGTCTGCCTTGGGTAAAACCATCAAGCAAGGACAAACTGAATATGAGATTACAGGAGTCATGGAAGATATTCCGGAAAATTCCCATATGAAATTTGATTACTTGGTTTCCAGTACTTCCTTTCCTTTTATAGATCAGGATAATTATACCTCCTTTTCTGCACATACCTATATAAAATTGGATCCAAATGTATCGGCTAAATCCGTGGAAGATGCAATTCCTGGATTAGTGACCAAATATGCTTCGGGGCAAATTGAGCGGAATTTAGGGATCAGTTATGCGGATTATACAGCAGCAGGGAATGGCTATCGTTATTTCCTCCAGCCGCTAAAAGATATTCACTTGCACTCCAATCTGGAGGGAGAAATCAAGGCAAATGGCAATTATTTATACGTATATATTTTTATTTCCATAGCTGCATTTATTCTGGTTTTAGCCTGTATCAATTTCATCAACTTGGCTACTGCCAGATCCGCCGATCGTGCTAAGGAAGTAGGTGTGAGAAAAGCGATGGGTTCAGCAAGAAAGCAAATCATCACTCAGTTCTTATTGGAAGCAGTATTACTTACCATAGTCAGTTTGATGATTGGAATCGTTTTGGTCAGCTTTGCCGTTCCATTTTTCAATAATCTGGCCCAGAAATCCTTGGTATTTGATTTTGCAGCCATGGTATCCTCCATTCCATTATTATTGATTTTCGGGGTGATTGTAGGCTTATTGGCAGGGTATTATCCTGCATTCCAGATTTCAAAATTCAATACGATCAGCATTCTCAAGGGAAAACTGCAGACGGGTAAAGGCAATTGGCTCAGAAATGGGTTGGTGGTATTTCAATTCGGAATTGCCATTGTATTGATTTCAGGTACCTTGATCATCAATGATCAGATACAGTTCATCCAATCCACCAGTTTGGGCTTTAATAAAGAAAATGTATTGGTTTTACAGCGTTTTGGCAATCAAGACAATCATCATGCTTTAAAGCAGGAGATAGAGAATTTACCGGGAGTGATATCTGCAGGGAAGACTAGCACCATGCCAGGAAAAGGTACATTTGGTGTTCAATTTACCAAGCCTGGTGGAGGAGATGTGTTGACCACCAAAGGTTTTTCTGCCGAAGCTGATTTCTTCAGTACTTTAAAAATAGAAGCCTTAGAAGGAAGGGTGTTTGATGAAGATTTCAATGATTCACTTTCTTTGATTTTAAATAAGTCCGCTGTAAAAGTGTTTTTTGGAGATGAAAATCCCTTAGGGCAACACTTGATGACTACGAATAACATCAATGGAGAAAATATTACATCCGAGTTAACAGTGGTGGGAGTGGTCGAGGATTTTAATTTTGAATCCCTACACACAGTGGTGACACCATTGGCAATCTTCAATACCAAAAATCCAGCTGGTTTCACCAATACCCTTGCAATCAGATTTGAGAATAACCGTCAAAATGAAGTGTTGGGAGCAGTAGAAGAAAAATGGGCAAGCCTATCCGACGGCCTTCCTCTTTCCTATTATTTCTTGGACAATGGCTTGGCGGAACTATATAAAAATGAGCAGACCTCCAGCAAAATTTTAGGAGTGTTTTCCATTTTGGCAATTCTAATTGCCTGTATTGGCTTATTTGGATTAGCAGCCTATACGGCATTTCTCCGTACGAAAGAGATTGGCGTTCGAAAGGTACTTGGGGCTTCCGTGGGCAGCATTGTGTTCCTTTTGTCAATCAACTTTGCCAAGCTGGTAGGGATTGCCTTTTTAATTGCTGTTCCAGTGGCTTGGTTTGCCATGGACGGTTGGCTGGATTCTTTTGCTTTCAAAATAGACTTGGGACTTTCTGTGTTTTTGGTAGCAGGGCTTTTGACCTTGGGAGTGGCTTTAATTACTGTAAGCTATCAAGCAATTTCAGCTGCTATAGTCAATCCGGTAAAAAGTCTGAAAAGCGAATAA